A genomic stretch from Methanomassiliicoccales archaeon includes:
- a CDS encoding sodium-translocating pyrophosphatase — protein MDPLLYIIPLAGIIGLLFAGYLTWSIFRKDKGTPEMQEIGEAIRVGAMAYLARQYKTIAIISVILAIIISLGIRLEVGIAFLLGAFFSALSGYIGMYVSVNSNIRTASGARRSLNEALIISFRGGAVSGLAVVSLSLLGVAGVVFLYDAFFGLKEALFYAVGYAFGASFAALFAQLGGGIYTKAADVGADLVGKVEAGIPEDDPRNPAVIADLVGDNVGDCAGRGADLFESTAAENIGAMILGLSIFLFIEQTTGQQQYGWIFFPLVVRAFGVFAAIIGIMAVRLRNEDERPMSALNRGYYLTCVLAAIFFYIAVDQMLGNIMYFYCGLVGIALSIIIVYITQYYTAGEWRPVREIAKSSETGPATNIITGFSVALETTAMPVIAIGISLLAAYQLGMMAAPDGSESFIYGLYGTAVATMGMLATCAFILAEDTFGPITDNAGGIVEMSDQPEDIRRRTDKLDAVGNTTKALTKGYAMGSAALAAFLLFAAYFEEVAKLMNDKMNAVVPGSGTLTLADVFHVDIASPPVFVGAFVGAMLVFLFASLAIRAVGKAAYDMINEVRRQFREIPGLLEGKAKPDYARCVDISTKGALKAMVLPGILPVVVPVAFGLILRFLGYSETVQAVGALLMVGTIAGVLMATLMNNGGGAWDNAKKYIESGHHGGKGTPAHAAAVVGDTVGDPFKDTAGPSLHVLVKLLSTITLVFAALFVV, from the coding sequence ATGGATCCGTTGCTATACATTATTCCGCTAGCAGGCATTATTGGACTCCTATTCGCAGGTTACCTCACCTGGAGCATATTCAGAAAGGACAAAGGGACTCCAGAAATGCAAGAAATCGGGGAAGCGATCAGGGTCGGAGCGATGGCGTACCTTGCAAGGCAATACAAGACGATCGCGATTATCAGTGTCATCCTAGCCATCATTATATCGCTAGGCATCAGACTCGAAGTTGGAATTGCGTTTCTTCTTGGTGCTTTCTTTTCCGCTCTCTCTGGTTACATCGGCATGTACGTATCAGTCAATTCAAACATCAGAACGGCGAGCGGTGCCAGAAGGTCACTTAACGAAGCGCTGATCATTTCATTCCGTGGAGGAGCAGTATCTGGACTGGCAGTCGTATCGTTGAGTCTACTTGGCGTTGCGGGCGTTGTTTTCCTTTATGATGCTTTCTTTGGTCTTAAAGAGGCCCTATTCTATGCAGTGGGATACGCATTCGGTGCGAGTTTTGCGGCTCTTTTCGCTCAGCTTGGCGGTGGTATTTACACAAAGGCAGCGGATGTTGGTGCCGATCTTGTCGGGAAGGTCGAGGCTGGTATTCCTGAGGACGACCCAAGAAATCCAGCAGTCATAGCAGATCTCGTTGGAGATAACGTCGGCGATTGCGCTGGTCGTGGTGCGGATCTCTTTGAATCAACTGCGGCAGAGAACATTGGTGCAATGATCCTTGGTCTGTCAATCTTTCTGTTCATAGAGCAGACAACCGGGCAGCAACAATATGGCTGGATTTTCTTCCCCCTCGTTGTTCGTGCATTTGGTGTCTTCGCGGCAATCATCGGTATCATGGCCGTCAGGCTAAGGAATGAAGATGAAAGGCCGATGAGCGCGCTCAATCGAGGGTATTACCTCACTTGTGTGCTTGCAGCGATTTTCTTCTATATCGCCGTCGATCAGATGCTTGGAAATATCATGTACTTCTACTGTGGACTTGTCGGCATTGCTCTCAGCATTATCATCGTTTACATCACCCAGTATTATACTGCAGGTGAATGGAGGCCTGTGAGGGAGATCGCGAAGTCATCGGAAACTGGACCGGCAACGAATATTATCACAGGGTTCTCAGTCGCACTTGAAACGACCGCTATGCCAGTGATCGCAATTGGCATTTCGTTACTCGCCGCGTATCAGCTCGGGATGATGGCTGCCCCTGATGGCTCTGAATCCTTTATTTATGGACTCTATGGCACTGCTGTAGCGACAATGGGTATGCTTGCGACCTGTGCGTTCATCCTTGCCGAAGACACATTCGGACCAATCACTGACAACGCCGGCGGAATTGTTGAGATGTCTGATCAGCCTGAGGACATTAGGAGGAGGACGGACAAACTCGATGCCGTTGGTAACACAACCAAGGCGCTCACAAAGGGTTACGCAATGGGCTCCGCCGCCCTTGCTGCGTTCTTGCTCTTTGCAGCTTATTTCGAGGAAGTTGCAAAACTGATGAATGATAAAATGAATGCAGTCGTGCCAGGCTCTGGGACTTTGACTCTAGCAGACGTCTTCCATGTTGATATCGCAAGCCCGCCTGTGTTCGTCGGTGCGTTTGTTGGTGCGATGCTTGTCTTCCTCTTCGCGTCGCTGGCAATCCGCGCTGTTGGTAAGGCTGCTTACGATATGATCAACGAAGTTCGCAGGCAGTTTAGGGAAATACCCGGTCTACTGGAAGGAAAAGCGAAACCGGACTACGCGAGGTGCGTCGATATCAGTACAAAGGGTGCATTGAAGGCGATGGTTCTCCCAGGCATACTTCCAGTTGTAGTTCCTGTTGCTTTTGGTCTAATCCTGAGATTCCTCGGATATTCGGAGACAGTTCAGGCCGTTGGAGCATTGCTCATGGTCGGAACAATCGCAGGTGTACTCATGGCAACACTGATGAACAATGGTGGTGGTGCCTGGGACAATGCTAAGAAGTACATCGAATCTGGGCATCACGGTGGTAAGGGCACACCTGCTCATGCAGCTGCTGTCGTCGGAGACACAGTCGGTGACCCCTTCAAGGACACCGCGGGACCTTCCTTGCACGTGCTGGTAAAGTTGCTCTCAACGATCACTCTGGTTTTCGCCGCGCTCTTTGTCGTTTGA
- a CDS encoding DUF359 domain-containing protein — translation MPEAMREQLHMPFGEIVDEESLVVEAKGCCKIITVGDIVTLTLLNKGIKPDLLIFDFKTKREEVMILKDLIKALDGDTVSVKNPPAHISSELISEIKEAMLKEKRTKIFVDGEEDLAALVCAAYAPEGACLLYGLPDKGVVLVRINNQISKKARALICAMEEWN, via the coding sequence TTGCCGGAAGCGATGCGAGAACAGCTACACATGCCGTTTGGAGAGATCGTTGATGAGGAATCTCTTGTCGTCGAAGCCAAGGGATGTTGTAAGATCATCACTGTAGGTGATATTGTGACCCTTACCCTCTTGAATAAAGGGATTAAACCGGATTTGCTAATATTTGATTTCAAAACGAAGAGAGAAGAGGTGATGATTCTCAAGGACTTAATCAAGGCACTCGATGGAGACACTGTGAGTGTAAAGAATCCACCTGCGCATATCAGTTCTGAGCTAATCAGCGAAATAAAGGAGGCGATGCTCAAGGAGAAGAGAACCAAGATTTTTGTTGATGGTGAGGAGGATCTTGCTGCTTTGGTTTGCGCCGCCTACGCACCAGAAGGAGCATGTCTTTTGTATGGGCTCCCTGATAAGGGAGTGGTTCTCGTAAGGATCAATAATCAAATATCTAAAAAGGCAAGGGCACTTATTTGCGCGATGGAGGAATGGAATTGA
- a CDS encoding 30S ribosomal protein S27ae: protein MSKKDYYQIGGGKLERKKRHCPKCGPGVFLAEHADRISCGKCGYTEFKKK from the coding sequence ATGTCAAAGAAAGATTATTATCAGATTGGCGGTGGAAAATTGGAACGGAAGAAACGGCATTGTCCAAAGTGCGGTCCAGGGGTTTTCCTCGCGGAACATGCGGATAGAATATCTTGCGGGAAATGCGGTTATACGGAATTCAAGAAAAAATGA
- a CDS encoding DNA-directed RNA polymerase, subunit E'': protein MKVQRACKHCNYITEEETCPLCGNPTSEEWQGYVIIIDHTRSEIAKRMGINVNGKFALRVR from the coding sequence ATGAAGGTTCAACGCGCATGTAAACACTGTAATTATATCACAGAAGAAGAGACCTGTCCTTTGTGCGGGAATCCTACATCAGAAGAATGGCAGGGCTATGTGATCATCATCGATCATACGAGGTCTGAGATCGCGAAGAGGATGGGCATCAATGTCAATGGAAAATTCGCCCTCAGGGTCCGATGA
- a CDS encoding DNA-directed RNA polymerase, which yields MYLLTTREKVVRIPPHRLGEDLDKVIKELTCESFEGKIEGNDSFTVLIKNIEPVGLGRVVHGDGAVYQKVRFEALIFRPQLHEVVEGFVCEVMKFGAFIRFGPLDGLLHISQITDDRIDVDTDNQRLIGKDTKRDLRLNDKVRARIVALSLNERSPRESKIGLTMRQPGLGKFEWIEEDRKKKGGAS from the coding sequence ATGTATTTGCTAACAACTCGAGAAAAAGTGGTCAGGATTCCACCGCATCGACTTGGTGAAGATTTGGATAAGGTCATCAAGGAATTAACATGCGAGTCCTTCGAGGGGAAGATCGAAGGCAACGATTCGTTCACTGTGCTTATAAAAAATATTGAACCTGTGGGACTTGGACGGGTAGTTCACGGAGATGGTGCTGTCTATCAAAAAGTCAGATTTGAAGCTCTTATTTTTAGACCACAGCTTCACGAAGTTGTCGAGGGATTCGTCTGTGAAGTTATGAAGTTCGGCGCTTTTATTCGATTTGGTCCATTAGACGGGTTACTTCACATCAGTCAGATCACAGACGATCGGATTGATGTTGATACTGACAATCAGCGCTTGATCGGAAAGGATACGAAAAGAGATTTAAGACTCAATGATAAAGTTCGAGCGAGAATCGTAGCGCTCAGTCTCAACGAAAGATCTCCAAGAGAGAGCAAGATCGGCTTGACCATGAGACAACCTGGTCTGGGAAAATTCGAGTGGATTGAGGAGGATCGAAAGAAGAAGGGAGGTGCCTCATGA
- the rps24e gene encoding 30S ribosomal protein S24e: MELKVEIESKKENILQERVEMYFRVDHQGEPTPSRDVIKSKLAELLNVQKERVIVASARTEFGKSETRGYAKVYDSVDAAKKHESKYVLVRNKLIQKEEKKKTQAARPAAAAKK, encoded by the coding sequence ATGGAATTGAAGGTCGAAATTGAAAGCAAGAAAGAGAATATTTTGCAGGAACGGGTGGAAATGTATTTCAGAGTCGATCACCAGGGAGAGCCAACACCGTCAAGGGATGTGATTAAATCGAAGCTCGCCGAATTGCTCAATGTTCAGAAAGAACGGGTCATCGTCGCGAGCGCTAGAACCGAATTCGGAAAATCTGAGACAAGAGGTTACGCGAAGGTGTACGATTCTGTTGACGCGGCAAAAAAGCATGAAAGCAAATACGTTCTCGTGCGAAACAAACTCATTCAAAAAGAAGAAAAGAAGAAAACGCAGGCAGCGAGGCCCGCTGCTGCAGCGAAGAAATAG